A part of Crassostrea angulata isolate pt1a10 chromosome 5, ASM2561291v2, whole genome shotgun sequence genomic DNA contains:
- the LOC128184439 gene encoding procathepsin L-like, with amino-acid sequence MNALWLVSVLAVARGATVQTGNVQWFDLEAAQKHPEQLHILKAKAGINYQPYEQAWKEFKILHDKTYDALEEESRRFEIFRENVQKIEEHNKLYHLGKKSYYLGVNQFSDLKHEEFVKYNGLKKTSLKDGGCSSYLAANNLVEPDSVDWRKKGYVTDVKNQGQCGSCWSFSTTGALEGQHFRKTGKLVSLSESQLVDCSQSFGNEGCNGGLMDNAFKYIKSVGGLESEEDYPYKPKQRTCKFDKSKVAATDTGCVDVESGSESALKKAVSEVGPVSVAIDASHSSFQSYAGGVYDEPECSSEQLDHGVLCVGYGTDDQGQDYWIVKNSWGAEWGEDGYVKMSRNKKNQCGIATQASYPLV; translated from the exons ATGAACGCTTTATGGTTAGTGAGTGTACTAGCTGTGGCTAGGGGAGCCACCGTTCAGACGGGAAACGTCCAGTGGTTTGATCTGGAGGCTGCACAGAAACACCCAGAACAGTTACATATCCTGAAGGCCAAGGCAGGGATCAACTACCAGCCATATGAACAAGCCTGGAAGGAATTCAAAATCCTACAcg ATAAAACTTACGATGCATTGGAAGAGGAAAGCCGTCGCTTTGAGATTTTCAGAGAGAACGTCCAGAAGATTGAGGAACACAACAAACTGTACCACCTGGGCAAGAAATCCTACTACCTGGGAGTGAACCAGTTCTCTGATCTG AAACATGAGGAGTTTGTGAAATACAATGGCCTGAAGAAGACCTCTTTAAAAGATGGAGGATGTTCAAGCTACCTTGCTGCCAACAACTTGGTGGAACCTGACTCTGTAGACTGGAGGAAAAAGGGATATGTTACTGATGTCAAAAACcag GGTCAGTGCGGTTCCTGTTGGTCCTTCAGCACA ACTGGTGCCCTTGAGGGTCAACACTTCCGTAAAACCGGTAAACTAGTTTCCCTCAGCGAGTCGCAGCTTGTGGATTGTTCCCAATCATTCGGCAATGAAGGTTGTAATGGTGGTCTTATGGACAATGCATTCAAATACATCAAGTCTGTGGGAGGTCTAGAGAGTGAAGAGGATTACCCATACAAACCCAAG CAAAGAACCTGTAAATTTGACAAATCCAAAGTTGCTGCGACTGACACTGGCTGCGTTGATGTAGAGAGCGGAAGTGAGTCAGCCCTGAAGAAGGCCGTGTCAGAGGTCGGCCCTGTGTCCGTGGCGATCGATGCCAGCCACTCCTCATTCCAGTCCTACGCTGGAG GTGTGTACGATGAACCAGAATGCAGCTCTGAGCAGCTGGACCATGGTGTGTTGTGTGTTGGATATGGAACCGATGACCAGGGACAAGATTACTGGATTGTCAAGAACAG CTGGGGTGCCGAGTGGGGAGAGGATGGATATGTCAAAATGTCCCGCAACAAGAAGAACCAGTGTGGAATCGCTACCCAGGCCAGCTACCCTCTGGTGTAG